In Tachysurus fulvidraco isolate hzauxx_2018 chromosome 9, HZAU_PFXX_2.0, whole genome shotgun sequence, the sequence GTGTTTATGCCAAAGAGTCAAAGGAAGGAAAAGTGATCATAATTACATGGGTCAGTGACTAATTATTGCAGTGAGCAATCAAGAGAGACTGAAAGAAGTGAAAGAGATGCTTGcagaaaagtttaaaatgaaagacCTAGttaaactgaaatattttcttGGTATTGATTTCAATCTATCAGATGGGTGTGTAAAAATGACACGAGAAGTATACTAACAAGATACTACAGCGTTTTAACATGCAAGACTGTAAGATCAGAGAAACACCATGTGAACAAAGGTTGGAGTATACTGAAAATGCAGTAAAAATGAAAGATGCCAAAATGTACAGAGAAGCTGTGGGAAGTCTTATATACCTGACTGTTTGCACCAGACCAGATTTGAGTTTCGTAGTGAGCAGGTTATCACAGTATTTTGCTGAGCCTACAGAAGAACAGTGGGTCACTGTGAAGTACGTGTAGTTCGGTATCTCAAAGGTACAGCAGATACAGGGTTAAGTTTTAGAAGAAATTACTGTGAAAAATTAGGTATACAAGCCTACAGTGATGCTGACTGGGCAGCCGATACCAGTGACAAATGCAGTACTACTGGATACTGTGTAAGTTTAAGCCAAAACAGTTCTCTAGTATCATGGAAGACCAGAAAGCAACCAACTGTGGCACTTTCCACATGTGAAGCAGAATACATGGCACTTGCTTCAACCATGCAAGAGTGTTTATACCTAGAACAGTTACTGGGAGGTATAGATAACTACAAGTACACACAAACTGTAGTACATGAGGACAATCATGGAACAATTGATCTTACCAAAAACCCTGtaaacagacagagatgtaAACATATAGACATAAAGTATCACTCTATCAGGTCTATTGTAAATGAGGGAAGGGTAACTTTGATGTACTGTTCCACTGATAACATGATTACTGATGTAATGACCAAACCTGTAAATAAGTTAAAAACTGGATAGGTTTGTCGGTGCTCTTTTTGGAGATCGATATGTGTATGACAGGGGTCCACATTCATtctatcttttatttttgtttataaaacaaCCCGAGTACAAGTTGGGgtgttaaaatatgttaaaatatgtCCTCagttgtgtgttattataatgCTGTGCACTTCTGTGTTAAGTAAATGAGTAGGTCACAAGGGGGCACTAAAAGTATAAGTTAATTAAGTAGACATGTTTGCGTTAATTGGTTTGTCCTAAGGGAGTTACGGTTGTCTCTTTATGTTGTTTAACTGTCTGACCATGAGACTGATGTGTAGAcagtgataaaaataaatatgcctAGAAAGGCTAAAGGTAACTTGTCTCAATCATCCATTTGTCATCTGAATGCAACGCTAGCTGCAACAGTGGTATAGCACAACTCAACACTTGCTATAATTTGGACTAGCCCGTGCTGGGGCTGAAGCTAGTGTACTTTTCAACATTTCTAATGCTGCATGAGGCTGTCCTTTGTAAATTTACTAGATCTGTAGTTAGTACTTGGTTAAATATTGATGGGCTTTCACAGTATCCTTGTTGCCCTTGatatgtgaatgcaaacaagtgctgtGAGTCAGGGTGCACTGGAACACTAAAAAAATGCTGAACACAGATCAATTACTGTGTGCCATTTTGTTCCTTTTGGAATATTTGATATCAAAGTGTGTGGATCCGGGACCACTGGGGTCTCAGCCACCACTATTTGATTGGCTGGTCTTAAATCATGGTCCATTCTCCATTTATCTGAATTTGGCTTTCTGATCGGAAAAATTGGAGTGTTACACTGACAttttgtggggattaaaacCCCTGCTTCCACTAGTCCTTTAATAGTTGGTCCTATCCCTTCCTCTGCTTGTTTAGACAATGGATACTGTCTTTGATAGGGTAATGGTGCGTTGGGCCTAACCTGTATCTTTGCTAACCCTCCTGACTTAACTAGTCCTACATCTGTTGCATGTTTAGTCCACAGTTGCTTCTTCTACTTTTTTCTCTGTTAACTCCTCCTCATCTGCCATCTGTGGCATCTGTACCTCTACTTCTACTCttacttgtatttttgtttgctgaCTCACTAACATGGTTGTAGCTACTACTTGCTCTGTCCCTTTATAATCTATCTTCAGAAACTTTCTTtcttctgacatatgtactctaGGGTTTCTAGTCATGTTCCACTTCACTACTCTTCCTGCCTCTTCCATCATAGGCCCtaaatctttggattcaaaaTCTTGtccgatcatcagggagatgtgggagactgcattTCTGACTTGATACCATCCTTGAATCTTTTCTGGGAGTATGGCATACACAGCAACTCCTTGCTGGCCAATTATTATACTGTCCATGCTGATATCATATTGTCTTCCTTCTAGTCGTTCCTCCCATAGTgatgcatattcttcatctttCCCCCTTCATCATATTTCACGGTACAATGCCATGGTCCTCTAGCTTCATAGCAATCAGGACGTGCAGTATGTAGTTTAACCATGGCTTCCATTCagagtattcttgccatattttttatgtatctttGTCTCTGATAACTATCCAATACACTTTATCCAAATCTAcggtattatttcttcttcttggctCACTACTAAGTATTGTTGGTTAACATCTCTGGGAGTGTTATCCATACTCCTGTTGGTccacagtgtattttattaatttgcagagcacatctctTCCAAGAAGATTGGCTTGAATGTCTAGGGAATATAGTAAAGGTGCTTGCACTACTAATCATTCTACAGTAATCCATTGAGGCTCTGTAAACTGTAGAGTGAGTTTTTCCTGAGAAGCCCACTGTCTTTATTGCTTTACTTGTGAGGGGAACCTTTGAGCCTTCTTTTCCAATGCTTATAAATGTTGCTCCTGTGTAAATAAGGAATGGggcctgtacttcatttccaattcccaccataattgttggttcttgtgcaggatgcaatgaggtggtacactgcaccagctccccctctggcttctctaGGCCTCTTCACATTTCCCCTGGAGCTGGGCCCATTGGGCTCCCTCCAGGTGCAACTGGGTCTTGTACTTGGAATCCTGGGCCCATCCATTGACTGCCCAATTTCAAGCTCCTTGTGGTGTTACTGCAGGGGCTTGCTGCATTCCTGGCTGCCCTGTTCCTTGTTGAAGCATTGGTGCAGGCATTTGTTGTCTTCCTTGATTTCCCATGGCTCCTCCTGGCACCCCATATTGTAAGTAGGGACAATCTCGCTTTAAGTGACCTGGGTTATTGCAATTCCAGGAACTTCCTCCTTGTCCTCCTGTTCCCCAGGCAGGTCTTTGTGAAGGTTGTCTCCCTTGTCCTACTCTTCCTCGACCACTGCCTGGTCCCCAGCCACACTCTTTGAGGAGCATACTGAGGGTTCATGGGATAATTCATTAAGCATCCCATTGGATATTGCATCATATTTGGGGGAAAAGGCTGGTGGCATCCCTCAATTCTGGGGTGGTGCTGCTTGAATTGCAGCTGGAGCAACCATAACTGCTGCCTGTATTGTGGTGTACTCTttgtcttctttcttcttcttttcatggtTCTCTTGTTTGTTTCTCACCAGTCCCCCTGCTCTGCTTTGTGTAATTGAACCAGCAGATCTTCTGCAGGAAGAGGGATCAGCAAGAGCGACAGGGGAGTAGTGATTACAGCTAAAATATTTACGTAGCAGACTGTAGACAGAATTTGGGCAGACAGTAGTTGAGGAGTCACAGTTCCTGATCCAGAATTTGACTACATATTTTCTACCACGCAGGTGTACAAGGATTTCTTCTACATGTTCATCGACACTTATGTCACTCTTTTTGACAAATGTCCTCAGATCTTCCCATTCTTCAATTTCAATTGTGTCAGAACCGTCCCTTCTGAATGAAGGTGGCTCCTTGACTTTTCTGTGATGGATTACATGGTTTTGTGACAAATTTGCCATGCTTGAAGAGCTGGTAGTCTTATTGTCATCGGAGTGTCTGTGCTAAAAGGACTAAGATGAGATACAATATTGTCTGTTAACTGTTGACCAATCTGAAGGACAATTGAACTCATTTGCCCTAACATATCAAGAATGCCATGTTCAGCATTAGGTGTTGATGTGATCACGTCACTAGGATTAAGATTGACAATTGACTGCATGTCTGCTGCATCACACTCTGTGTACATCCTTCTGGTGATGCCCGGTCTACCATCACTATCGGAGCTGTCCATTGAAAAGGGAATGGGTACACCTAAAACCCTTGAATTGGTCATTCAAATATCTATTGCTGTTACTCATAATTGGCATTACAACATATgcatacacaaataaacaaactcaaTATTAATAATCAGAGTGAAAGGTTCAATGAACTGAAAAAGGATAAAGTAAGGAGTCCCTTAAGGAACGCTATGTACCAATGATGAGCTGTTCAACTGATGATGGATGCTTCCAGAATGCAGCAGCACAACAATCTTTTAACAATTTGTTCGAAGACGTGACCCAAAGCAACACAGCATCATCACAACTTCACGGCACCAATGTCTTGCTTGGTCAGTCCTTTCTGCTGAGCTGCACAATGGAGAACACAGGAAATAAGGGAACCCGCATggagaattaaaacaaaacttcCACAGCACTGTCTCATTATCTCTGCTTTTTATTTAGaacagttctttttttaatcttttcaaATTGATTAAATCTTTATGCGTTGTGATTCTATATGATCATGTATTCAATAGACATTTTCAATGAATTGATAAAGGGTAAACATCCCCACCTAGCGGCGAACACATAGTGCAATTAGAACAATTATTTAATAcatcaaaacacattaaaacaacacATCTTACAACATACCTGCACAATGGAGAACACAGGAAATAGAGGGAACCTGCATggagaattaaaacaaaacttctacatacagtaaaacaaaGACAATGCCCAAATCAATTACAATTAGGCCTTGTAACAAACTAAAAATAACTCAATATAAAACACCACATTCAACACCAAACACTGCTGCATGATGGCAGATGGCGCTGTCCCCATTTATGCATAAATTTAACTATTTTACACACCGTTACACTAGGAAAGTGCCCACATCTGTCTCCAATGGGCAGTCCACTACCAGCACCTAGAGGCCAACCGCAAGAGGTGCCCCTATCCACCATATTAACCAAGGCAAATGGTATGGCTATCCATAAGAAACCTTTGCCTGAGACCACAAACTTAAATGTTATTCAAAGCCCACTTCAAGCTGGCCCACACCAGTACCTCCACCTAACAGGTCCACATATCCCCCTGATGAAGTCATTTGTTGTATAGCCCTTTGTATTTCTGTTCTAAAATTCTTCTTCAAATGGTGGATTGTGAGACCTTTGGTGAGAcctgttgagttattttgaggggacagcaaatttacactgttatacaaactGTACACTCATTACTTTACATTGTAAAACAGTGTCagttcttcagtgttgtcacatgaaaagatataatgaaatgtgtgtgtgtgtgtgtgtatgtgtgtgtgtgtgtgtgtgtgtgtgtgtgtgtgtgtgtgtgtgtgttttcccaaGTTCCCAAATTACACCAGACGTCTAGCTACACAAACCCATATTTGGCGCATTTACCATTTACTTACATGTCTGTTTTACTGCCTATAATTATTATCAAAGGCACatcttctttatatttataaagatcTGTAGTTTATACTTCTGATTGTATAGATGGAGAATCAATGCCCTGAAGacttaaaaaagaacaaacatgaaaacatgGGAATGAGTCTGAAAAATGAAAAGCCAGAAAGCTTTATTATGGATTACATGTTCATTAATGGCAGCAAGTTGTCAAGTCCTCAGTATTTGTACAGTTAGGGATTCGTCAGACATTCTGCTAAAATAATTTCAGAAATCAGAAGAACTTTTATATCAATCAATATGATGAGAGCTTACAGTTTCATTTCCTTTATAAGTAACTGATGATCCTAGAACACAATTGATGATTAATAAGGAAAGGTTAAAAGAGTATAAAATTATTGACCATACAACCCCACaaacatattatttttttctatcacACAACCTCACAGTTGATTCTGATTCATTCAAAACATCCCAGTAGAGCCAGAACccagcgtatagaggctgagtgaatgtggtgtggactctgtggaggagcttcatggtgtcagagacgctgtagaaagacagagttcctgcactgtgatccacatacactcctattctggggGATGATGGAAGTCTGAGATCAGTCTTAATGTTGTTGTGATAGAAATacagagaagaaggagaacATTCCAGACTCCAGGACTGTTTGTTGTgtccaaaccagcactcaataccctgacctttcctgctgatATCTTTATATGAGACTGATATTAACACGTATCTCTGACtgctccactccacctcccagtaacagcgtccatACACACTCTCCTTACTCAGAACCTGACTGCAgcagtcaaatctctctggatgttCAGAGTATCGCTGCCTTCTCACACTACATGAAACCGCTCTGTTCTCCTCGGACAGAATGAGGTGATAATTTACTGTTTTGGGATCCAGAGTCAGATCACAGAAATCTAAACACATGAAAAATGTGAACATGTTAGATATCAATCACAGGATATATAgatgtggagtttgtgtgtttgtgtgtgtgtgtgtgtgtgtgggggggggggggggggttatagACTTACATTTTAGAAATTCGTCTCTGCTGTTCGGCTCTAAGGGTAAAATCCGAAAGTCCTCAACTGttgagacaaaaataaaatgcccTGATGTTAAAACCCATCAAACCAGACTGTTGTATAGATCTGAAGTGTGTGTAGATCAAGTGCAACACTTCAGTGATGAAGCACCAAAGTGCAGAGTTTCTCAGCTCTAACACAAACTTATTCACATCAGCAGTTCATCATTTCTAACAGGATCATTTCTTTACCATGTTCAGGGATTTTGATGAATTCCTcctggcagatttcctcaagTCTCTTTTTCAGatcagagagagatttcctcactctctgaaatgagagatgttgattTACAGTGATGCTGGACGAATcctcacagagatcagactgaaAATCTGGTCTATTGTATGGAAGAGATTGATGACCAGAGACTAAAGCCTGCAAACAGCAATTAGACAtgaaattataaatgaaataaatgaaagttaTTTTAAAGAATCTTAAAGCTCATTGTTTCTATATCAAAAAAGGTTTGAAGCGGAAACATTTTAGAAACCGAAGAACCATCATTTATTCACTAGAACCCATAACCTGGAAATGTGGATGTTGTTTACCTTTATTTcctggaggaaatggatgtgatcatgtgtgtgtgaaagcttctccatctcagtgactctcctctgaagatcatcaatctcctgctccagttgctccaggagtcgttcagctcgactcagttcagccttctcctgagctctgatcatgTTTGTCACCTCtgagcgctttttctccatggagctgATCAGCTCATTGAAGATGATCTCATTGTCCACCACTGCTATCTTTGCACTGTGCTGTTAGGAGACACACAACATATGAAGGTCCATTTAAAGCtcatctctcaatctctcttactgggactctaaatgtctccatgttgtccatgttgtgtgtgtttctaggagcagctctgtctctgctcactgctcacctttatagtgttcacagcctgtttcagctcctgcaccttcttctgcttctcctggagtCTCTGCTGGAATTTCAGCTGCTCCTCCTGTAGCTCATTCTGAGGACAAATAGTTGTTTAGGTTCATTTTTTACTATAATTCCTCCTGCATTTGCTCCTTCTGTATACATGAGTTCACACCCTCTCAGATTCTGAGTACTGTCTATACAATTTtagacattctctctctctctctctctctctctctctctctctctctctctctctctctctctctctctctctgtcaaaccTACTGTATGTTGACTCACCCAGTCAGCAGGAATGTTCACTGACCTGTTTGATGGGTTTATGATTAATGCTGATCAGAAATAAATTCAGCAGTCTCTTAATGTTGTTAAGTTATATTGAAATAAGTTTTAtctcgatttaaaaaaaatttattaatacataaatcggattttctcacctgtttttcagttctttcATCCGCAGCTGTGACTGTGTCATGACCTCTGTGTTTATCCATCATACACATATAACAGATGAAGCTTTGGTCAGAACGACAGAAGATCTCCAGTACTTCATcgtgttcagagcagatcttgTCTTGTAGATTTACAGAAGCTTCGACTAACTTGTGCTTTTTTAATCCAGGAACTTTATAGTGAGGTTTGAGATGAGTTTCACAAAACGAAGccacacacatcagacaggacttgatggctttgtgttttctcccggTGCAGAactcacactccacatctccaggtccagcgtaacagtgatcaggagaagcagcttgaacttcaatcttcttcttcagtttctccaccacttcagccaggATGTTGTTTCTgcgtagaacaggccttggtgtgaaagtgtctctGCACTGAGGACAGATGTAGACGTCCTTCTGATCCTCCTGATTCCAGCagccattaatacacaccttacagaaactgtgaccacaaGAGAGAGTCACCGGATCCTTCAGGAGTTCCAGACACACTGAACAGGTGAACTGATCCTGATCTACTGAAAGACTTGTCTCAGCCATTTTCCTGAACTCACACAGTGACAGAATACATGAGAGGGAATCTCTGACTTTCGTTTTCTCTGGAATCTGGAATCTCTGGCTCTTCGCTTTCttctgagagagacagaaggaggaggagcaTTTAGTACACATGACTAGTAtggacatttttattaaaaaagtgaaTGAATGGTTTTTGAATCATGCATTAATCATGTTaggaaataaaagtttaaatgaaTCCAATGCTGCATCTGTGATGTTACTTTGCAGAGTGATGCAGTTTGTAACAAAACCAGGATTGGGAGACTCAGTAAAAAGTGAAATTGACAAtcgtttcttctttttcctcctctttcggcttttcccttcaggagTCGCCatagcgaatcatctctctacaccatccctatcttctgcatcctcaacactttgcacccactagcttcatatcctcattaattacatccatatacagtACCTCCTCTTTGCCTCGTGCCTGGCAGTTCcctgtccaacattctcctaccaatatactcactctccctcctcttaacatgtccaaaccatcttaatctggcctccctaactttgtcccccaaacgtccaacatgagctgtccctctgatgtactcgttcctaatcctgtccaatcttgtcactcccaaagagaacctcaacatcttcagcccggctacctctagctctgacccctgtctcttcttcagtgacaatgtctctaaaccatacagcatggccggtctcaccactgtcctgtacaccttccccttgattcttgctgatattttcctatcacacagaactcctgacacctttctccacccattccaacctgcctgcactagtttctttacctctttcccactctctagatttactctggactgttgaccccaagtacttaaactcctgtatcttcttcacctcttcaccctgtaaccttactgtccaacttccctccctttcattcacacacatgtactcagtcttactacgactgacttacatgcctcttctctccagcgcaaacctccacctctccaggttttcctccacctgctccctgctctcactacagatcacaatgtcatctgcaaacatcatcgtccaaggagactcctgtctgacctcctctgacaactggtccatcactatagcaaacaggaaggggctcagagccgatccctgatgcagtcccacctccactttgaactcctctgtctgacctacagcacacctcaccactgtcctggttctctcatacatgtcctgcaccactctgacatacttTTCTGCTACTCCTggcttcctcatacagtaccacagctcttcacttggcaccctgtcatacgctttctccaagtctacaaacacacagtgcaactccccctgaccatccctatacttctccatcaacattctcaTCTGTTGTgttctttctgggcatgaagccatactgctgctcacaaatttccactaccttccttaacctagcttccactactctttcccacagcttaattgtatggctcatcaactttttCCCCCTATAGTTGCTACAATTCTGCAcgtcacccttattcttaaagatcggcactaacacacttcttctccat encodes:
- the LOC113658636 gene encoding tripartite motif-containing protein 16-like, giving the protein MAETSLSVDQDQFTCSVCLELLKDPVTLSCGHSFCKVCINGCWNQEDQKDVYICPQCRDTFTPRPVLRRNNILAEVVEKLKKKIEVQAASPDHCYAGPGDVECEFCTGRKHKAIKSCLMCVASFCETHLKPHYKVPGLKKHKLVEASVNLQDKICSEHDEVLEIFCRSDQSFICYMCMMDKHRGHDTVTAADERTEKQNELQEEQLKFQQRLQEKQKKVQELKQAVNTIKHSAKIAVVDNEIIFNELISSMEKKRSEVTNMIRAQEKAELSRAERLLEQLEQEIDDLQRRVTEMEKLSHTHDHIHFLQEIKALVSGHQSLPYNRPDFQSDLCEDSSSITVNQHLSFQRVRKSLSDLKKRLEEICQEEFIKIPEHVEDFRILPLEPNSRDEFLKYFCDLTLDPKTVNYHLILSEENRAVSCSVRRQRYSEHPERFDCCSQVLSKESVYGRCYWEVEWSSQRYVLISVSYKDISRKGQGIECWFGHNKQSWSLECSPSSLYFYHNNIKTDLRLPSSPRIGVYVDHSAGTLSFYSVSDTMKLLHRVHTTFTQPLYAGFWLYWDVLNESESTVRLCDRKK